In one window of Aceticella autotrophica DNA:
- a CDS encoding 4Fe-4S dicluster domain-containing protein, with protein MLTNSCVLCKNCVKTCPMNSILDAGTSYEIDYKECITCGDCINSCPENRKKLQ; from the coding sequence TTGCTAACAAATTCATGCGTTCTCTGTAAAAACTGCGTAAAGACTTGTCCCATGAATTCAATTTTAGACGCAGGAACGTCTTATGAGATTGATTATAAGGAATGTATTACCTGCGGTGATTGTATTAATAGCTGCCCTGAAAACAGGAAAAAACTTCAATAA
- a CDS encoding IS30 family transposase: MSQYDNIIELRKYKHLTAKERYKIEILLKEGLKPYEIAQRMGRGTRTIEREVNRGKVRLLNSDLTYREEYCADAGQRIYNENAKNKGPGLKIGKDHKLVKYIENKIIKENYSPDAVIGEIKKKKIKFKAQICTKTLYNYIDRGDVFLKLTNKDLPVKKEGKKRDYKKIKIPHKNLKGTSIEERQPEVDNRKEYGHWEMDCVVGKREGKGAVLLVLSERSIREEIIIKMPAKTQESVIASLDRLERKYGKAFKEKFKTITVDNGSEFLDYEGIERSIKYKEEKRVKLYYAHPYSSWERGTNENINKLIRRFIPKGMDISKISNARIKYIENWINSYPRRIFGYKSAKDMMTA; encoded by the coding sequence ATGAGTCAATATGATAATATCATAGAATTGAGAAAATATAAACACCTTACAGCAAAAGAAAGATACAAAATAGAGATATTGCTGAAGGAAGGACTAAAACCTTATGAAATTGCACAACGAATGGGAAGAGGGACCAGGACAATTGAAAGAGAAGTAAATAGAGGGAAGGTAAGACTTCTAAATTCTGATTTAACATATAGAGAAGAGTACTGTGCAGATGCAGGACAGCGCATATATAATGAAAATGCAAAGAATAAAGGACCTGGTCTAAAGATAGGGAAAGACCATAAACTGGTTAAATATATAGAAAACAAGATAATCAAAGAAAATTACTCACCTGATGCAGTAATTGGAGAGATAAAAAAAAAGAAAATAAAATTTAAAGCCCAAATATGTACAAAGACATTATATAACTATATAGATCGGGGTGATGTATTTCTAAAACTTACAAATAAAGATCTTCCCGTAAAAAAAGAAGGAAAAAAGAGAGACTATAAGAAAATAAAAATACCACATAAAAATCTTAAAGGAACAAGCATTGAAGAAAGACAACCAGAGGTAGATAACAGAAAAGAATATGGGCACTGGGAAATGGATTGTGTTGTAGGAAAACGAGAAGGGAAAGGTGCGGTATTACTGGTATTAAGCGAAAGAAGCATACGAGAAGAAATCATTATTAAAATGCCGGCAAAGACGCAAGAATCAGTTATTGCATCACTTGACAGATTAGAAAGAAAATATGGAAAAGCATTTAAAGAGAAATTCAAAACAATAACGGTTGATAATGGCAGTGAATTCTTGGATTATGAAGGAATAGAAAGGTCTATAAAGTATAAAGAAGAGAAAAGAGTCAAATTGTATTATGCACATCCTTATAGCTCATGGGAGCGAGGGACAAACGAAAATATCAACAAACTAATAAGGCGGTTTATACCAAAAGGGATGGATATAAGCAAGATAAGCAATGCGAGGATAAAATACATAGAAAATTGGATAAACAGCTATCCAAGGAGGATATTTGGATATAAATCAGCAAAAGATATGATGACTGCATAA
- a CDS encoding ferritin, which translates to MLSSKMLDALNKQINYEIFSAYLYVSMENYFQEKNLEGFANFFKVQIQEELAHARIFYEYIYRMGGQVVLYPINKPEVSFDSSLDLFEKALKHEKSVTERIYKLVDIAIDDKDHATNSFLQWFVNEQVEEEENFKRLVDKLGFIGDKVQPMFMLNAELAQRVFVLPSPLAQGQQ; encoded by the coding sequence ATGTTAAGCAGTAAAATGTTGGATGCTTTAAACAAACAGATTAATTACGAGATTTTTTCCGCATATCTATATGTTTCTATGGAGAATTACTTTCAAGAGAAAAATTTAGAAGGCTTTGCTAATTTTTTTAAGGTTCAGATACAGGAAGAACTTGCACATGCTAGAATTTTTTATGAATACATATACCGTATGGGAGGTCAAGTTGTTCTGTACCCGATAAATAAACCGGAGGTAAGCTTTGACAGCAGTTTAGACCTTTTTGAAAAGGCATTGAAGCATGAAAAAAGTGTAACTGAAAGGATTTATAAGCTTGTCGATATAGCTATTGATGATAAAGACCACGCTACAAATTCATTTCTACAATGGTTTGTTAACGAACAGGTGGAAGAAGAGGAAAACTTTAAGAGACTTGTTGACAAGTTAGGGTTTATAGGTGATAAGGTACAGCCAATGTTTATGCTTAATGCGGAATTAGCCCAAAGGGTATTTGTACTGCCATCACCCCTTGCTCAAGGACAGCAGTAA
- the dusB gene encoding tRNA dihydrouridine synthase DusB has product MELICLNLCNVELENNVFLAPMAGVTDKPFRLLCKEMGCGFSYTEMISAKGLYYGSKNTEFLTDIDESENTALQIFGSDPEIMAEAAKILNNSNAKVIDINMGCPIPKITKNGDGSALMLRPDIAEKVIKAVVINSKKPVTIKIRKGWDEKHINAVEIAQLAENCGAKAVAVHCRTREQLYSGEADWGIIRKVKESVKIPVIGNGDVFSPCDAKRMFDETGCDAVLIGRGARGNPWIFKRTVHYLNTGELLTEPSKEEKISIILRHLDMMIGYKGEHVGLLEMRKHIAWYLKGFHGGAKIREAIFSISDYVKIKELLLSL; this is encoded by the coding sequence ATGGAGCTGATATGTTTGAATCTATGCAATGTTGAGCTTGAAAATAACGTGTTTCTGGCACCTATGGCAGGTGTTACGGACAAACCTTTTAGGCTTTTATGTAAGGAGATGGGCTGCGGATTTTCTTATACAGAGATGATAAGCGCCAAGGGCTTGTATTACGGCAGTAAAAACACAGAATTTTTAACAGATATTGACGAAAGTGAAAATACCGCTTTACAGATATTTGGTTCTGACCCCGAAATCATGGCTGAGGCTGCGAAAATATTAAATAATTCAAATGCCAAAGTGATTGATATAAATATGGGATGTCCGATACCAAAGATTACGAAAAATGGTGATGGCAGCGCATTAATGCTACGTCCTGATATAGCTGAAAAGGTTATAAAAGCAGTTGTTATTAATTCAAAAAAGCCTGTTACAATTAAAATCAGAAAGGGCTGGGATGAAAAGCATATAAACGCTGTTGAAATAGCACAATTAGCGGAGAATTGCGGGGCGAAAGCTGTTGCGGTCCATTGCAGAACAAGGGAACAGCTTTATTCCGGAGAAGCGGACTGGGGCATCATACGTAAAGTAAAAGAGAGTGTTAAGATACCTGTCATTGGTAATGGCGATGTTTTTTCACCCTGTGATGCAAAAAGAATGTTTGATGAAACCGGATGTGATGCTGTTTTAATAGGAAGAGGGGCACGAGGCAATCCTTGGATATTCAAAAGAACGGTACATTATTTAAATACAGGGGAGTTATTAACGGAACCTTCAAAAGAAGAAAAAATAAGCATAATATTACGGCATCTTGATATGATGATAGGGTATAAGGGTGAGCATGTGGGCTTGCTTGAGATGAGAAAGCATATTGCGTGGTATCTCAAAGGATTTCACGGAGGAGCTAAAATAAGGGAAGCAATTTTTAGCATATCTGATTATGTAAAAATTAAAGAGTTATTGCTAAGCCTCTGA
- a CDS encoding metal ABC transporter permease, producing MLDIFSYGFMIRAFIAGSIISVIAPLTGTFLVLRRLSQIGDTLSHIALAGVAAGLLLGLNPTISSIIILILSSLGIEKLRKIYLRYSEISLAIMMSAGMAVAVILLSLSIGSSANIMNYLFGSISSVSITDIYLIVILGIAVVLVIVSFYKELLFISFDEEAAKVSGIPVNQINLFFTILVALTIALSIRIIGALLVSALMVIPAASSLKIAKSFKQTIAYSIIFSFISVFVGIFASFYLNLSPGGSIVIVSLIIFVISNILKKYT from the coding sequence ATGCTTGACATATTTTCGTACGGTTTTATGATAAGGGCATTTATTGCAGGAAGTATTATATCTGTTATCGCACCTCTCACAGGTACTTTCCTTGTTTTAAGGCGTTTGTCGCAAATAGGGGACACATTATCGCATATTGCATTGGCTGGTGTCGCAGCTGGGTTATTGCTCGGCTTAAACCCTACGATAAGTTCAATAATAATCCTGATACTATCCTCATTAGGAATTGAAAAATTAAGGAAAATATACCTTCGCTATTCCGAAATATCTTTGGCTATAATGATGTCTGCCGGCATGGCGGTAGCAGTAATCCTTTTAAGCCTATCAATCGGGAGTTCTGCAAACATAATGAATTATTTGTTTGGAAGCATTTCCTCCGTAAGCATCACCGATATTTACCTGATAGTAATATTAGGTATAGCGGTTGTTTTAGTAATAGTATCATTTTATAAAGAACTATTGTTTATATCCTTTGATGAAGAAGCTGCAAAGGTATCAGGCATACCGGTTAACCAAATAAACCTTTTTTTCACAATACTTGTAGCATTGACAATTGCCTTATCAATAAGAATTATTGGAGCGCTTTTAGTATCCGCTTTAATGGTAATACCTGCCGCTTCAAGCCTTAAAATCGCTAAAAGTTTTAAACAGACCATAGCTTATTCTATTATATTCTCATTTATATCTGTTTTTGTTGGAATTTTTGCTTCTTTCTACCTGAATCTTTCACCCGGCGGAAGCATCGTAATAGTATCACTAATTATCTTTGTAATATCTAATATTTTAAAAAAATATACTTAA
- a CDS encoding metal ABC transporter ATP-binding protein, translated as MSFIEVKNVSFSYEKKNVLDNISLNIEKGEFIGIIGPNGSGKSTLVNIMVGNLKPSYGEVLYDGRGILEIKDKSFIGYVPQKSYSFNTSFPASVKEVVSMGLYSKIGLFKRLSKNHWNEVIEALEIVDMSEYKDRLIGMLSGGQLQRIFIARALVSKPDILFLDEPTTGIDIKSEKTLYELLDKLNKQKKITIIMITHNIWTITEKVSRIICMSEGKVNERCEAINLTESNLTGIYGYPIKMTKHYHNNNWSEE; from the coding sequence ATGAGTTTTATTGAAGTTAAAAATGTCAGTTTTTCATACGAAAAAAAAAACGTGCTTGATAATATTTCATTGAACATAGAAAAAGGTGAATTTATAGGAATAATAGGTCCCAATGGTTCAGGCAAAAGCACCCTTGTAAATATAATGGTGGGAAATTTAAAACCCTCTTATGGCGAAGTATTGTATGATGGCAGAGGGATACTTGAAATAAAAGATAAATCTTTTATAGGATATGTCCCTCAAAAGTCTTATTCCTTCAATACATCCTTTCCGGCAAGTGTTAAAGAAGTTGTATCAATGGGACTATATTCAAAAATCGGATTGTTTAAACGTCTCTCAAAGAACCATTGGAATGAAGTAATCGAAGCTTTGGAAATAGTTGATATGTCAGAATATAAAGACAGACTGATAGGCATGCTTTCCGGCGGACAGCTACAGAGAATATTTATAGCCCGAGCCCTTGTTTCAAAGCCGGATATACTTTTTTTAGACGAACCGACAACAGGTATTGACATAAAATCTGAAAAAACCTTATATGAATTATTGGATAAATTAAATAAACAGAAAAAAATAACAATCATAATGATAACACATAACATATGGACCATAACCGAAAAGGTTAGCAGGATTATTTGTATGTCGGAGGGAAAAGTTAATGAGAGATGTGAGGCAATTAATCTAACAGAAAGTAATCTCACAGGGATATATGGATATCCTATCAAAATGACTAAGCACTACCACAATAACAATTGGAGTGAAGAATAA
- a CDS encoding metal ABC transporter solute-binding protein, Zn/Mn family, translating to MKKFSLFLVVLLIFGLTACGAKTTNESSKPVVYASFYPIYDLTAKIAGDKAEVKTIIPQNVGPHGWEPTTKDIAEISKSNLILYLGMGLDSWISKIKDSGTNAAFFEVSNGVEPIKSGNVVNPHIWLSPKSAQIIAKNIKDALQKTDAKNKDYYEKNYEALNGKLAELDKEYKNELSNTKQKTFIVFHSAFDYIARDYGLNEISLVGMSDEAEPSPARMSEVVNLIKKENIKYIFREEPGPTKPIEVISQETGAKILPLNTIGALTNEDIQKKADFISLMKENLDNLKKALE from the coding sequence ATGAAAAAATTTTCGCTGTTTCTTGTTGTATTATTAATTTTTGGTTTAACCGCCTGTGGTGCAAAGACAACAAATGAATCTTCAAAACCTGTAGTTTACGCATCCTTTTATCCTATTTATGACCTTACAGCAAAAATTGCCGGTGATAAAGCCGAAGTCAAAACAATAATACCGCAAAACGTAGGACCACATGGCTGGGAACCTACCACAAAAGACATAGCTGAAATTTCAAAGTCAAATTTAATTTTGTATCTTGGAATGGGTTTAGATTCTTGGATTAGTAAAATCAAAGATTCCGGAACAAATGCGGCATTTTTTGAAGTTTCAAACGGAGTAGAGCCTATTAAATCAGGAAACGTAGTAAATCCACATATATGGCTTTCTCCTAAAAGCGCTCAAATAATAGCAAAAAACATAAAGGATGCCCTTCAAAAAACAGATGCTAAAAATAAAGACTATTATGAAAAAAATTATGAAGCATTGAATGGAAAGCTTGCCGAACTGGATAAGGAATACAAGAATGAATTAAGCAATACCAAGCAAAAAACATTTATTGTTTTCCACAGTGCCTTTGATTATATAGCGAGGGACTATGGATTAAATGAAATCTCATTAGTAGGCATGAGCGATGAGGCTGAGCCAAGCCCTGCAAGGATGTCAGAAGTTGTCAACCTTATAAAGAAGGAAAATATAAAATATATTTTCAGGGAAGAACCGGGTCCAACGAAGCCAATAGAAGTTATTTCCCAAGAAACAGGTGCAAAAATTCTGCCTCTTAATACAATTGGTGCCTTGACTAATGAAGATATACAAAAAAAAGCAGATTTTATCTCATTAATGAAGGAAAATCTGGATAATTTAAAAAAAGCATTGGAGTAG
- a CDS encoding Fur family transcriptional regulator, with protein sequence MMKSEAIQKIKENNYKITPQRELILDIMLNTQRYLSVKEIYEKVKEIFPQVSIDTVYRNLSLLKKINIIVEVKICSNVMYEVQKDLHGHVMRCLQCGKIYELNMCPLDLFIDQIKDFHIVDHKIEITGYCKECINHNKNIL encoded by the coding sequence ATGATGAAAAGCGAAGCGATTCAAAAGATCAAAGAAAATAATTATAAGATCACGCCGCAAAGGGAATTAATACTTGATATAATGTTAAATACCCAAAGATACCTGTCTGTCAAAGAAATTTATGAGAAAGTAAAAGAAATATTCCCTCAAGTCAGCATCGACACCGTATATAGAAATTTAAGCCTCTTGAAAAAAATAAATATCATCGTAGAAGTTAAAATTTGCAGCAATGTGATGTATGAGGTACAAAAGGATTTACATGGACATGTAATGAGATGCTTACAATGCGGAAAAATTTACGAACTCAATATGTGCCCCCTTGATTTATTCATAGATCAGATAAAGGATTTTCACATAGTAGACCATAAAATCGAAATAACAGGGTACTGCAAAGAATGTATAAATCACAATAAAAATATTTTATAG
- a CDS encoding TM2 domain-containing protein, giving the protein MSEVLYDKQKLTEKQLSILSSEMEKYKKSTTVAYLLWLFLGGLGAHKFYLGKIGMGFLYLSMFIIGWLTVGIYIGIVILIILGIFLIYDLFTIPSQIKSIYEYEEKRTIDRLLSINNYLSQETKQDQEAKQDEAKQDS; this is encoded by the coding sequence ATGAGTGAAGTATTATATGACAAGCAGAAATTAACAGAAAAACAATTAAGTATTTTAAGCAGTGAGATGGAAAAATATAAAAAGAGCACGACAGTGGCATATTTACTCTGGTTATTCTTGGGGGGACTTGGCGCACACAAATTTTATTTAGGGAAAATCGGAATGGGTTTTTTGTATTTAAGTATGTTTATTATTGGATGGTTAACAGTTGGAATATATATAGGCATTGTAATATTAATTATTTTGGGTATTTTTCTTATTTATGATTTATTTACGATACCTTCGCAAATTAAAAGTATATATGAGTATGAAGAAAAAAGAACCATTGATCGGCTGCTGTCAATAAACAATTATTTATCTCAAGAAACGAAACAAGATCAGGAAGCAAAGCAAGATGAAGCAAAGCAAGATAGTTAA
- a CDS encoding DUF1887 domain-containing protein, which translates to MGSYLDARDYKLVYDDSENTINLKDTIKIDINRLLSIHLYGDVSFEIDKGYSYKQKFADNFDNISQKIEEVIKGGNGEEFIKWLEDPFRKIFKGPDKILENKGKFKQHIDNLSKKNDLSPINKFNNDTPDFIWDILNAFPEDKKINDGQKLWIPDDSISNKAFSDRIKDTVEFLDGRWFEWYVYSQIKNKLEGELKEGELKEGEHFGISLEAHKKNSPNFELDIYIVNGYQLIGISLTTSKRQGECKLKGFEVIHRVRQIGGDESKAILITGMNSSKKNDLQKDLAYVTGTTEDKIVVFGVDDWTNIGDKICEEVFR; encoded by the coding sequence GTGGGGTCTTATTTAGATGCAAGAGATTATAAACTTGTATATGATGATAGCGAAAACACTATAAATCTAAAAGATACTATAAAAATAGATATAAATAGACTTTTGTCAATTCATTTATATGGAGATGTTAGCTTTGAAATTGATAAAGGATACAGTTATAAACAAAAATTTGCAGATAATTTTGATAATATATCACAAAAAATAGAAGAGGTTATAAAAGGTGGTAATGGTGAAGAATTTATAAAATGGCTGGAAGACCCTTTTAGAAAAATTTTTAAAGGACCTGATAAAATTTTAGAGAATAAAGGCAAATTTAAGCAACACATTGATAATCTTTCTAAAAAAAATGATTTATCACCTATAAACAAATTTAATAATGATACTCCTGATTTTATTTGGGATATTTTAAATGCATTTCCTGAAGATAAAAAAATAAATGATGGGCAAAAATTATGGATACCGGATGACAGTATAAGCAATAAGGCGTTTTCTGATCGTATAAAAGATACTGTAGAATTTTTAGATGGAAGATGGTTTGAATGGTATGTATATAGTCAAATAAAAAATAAATTAGAGGGAGAATTAAAAGAAGGAGAATTAAAAGAAGGAGAACATTTTGGTATATCATTAGAAGCACATAAGAAAAATTCACCCAATTTTGAATTAGATATTTATATAGTCAATGGCTACCAATTAATAGGAATATCGCTAACAACTTCAAAAAGACAAGGAGAGTGCAAATTAAAAGGATTTGAAGTAATTCATAGGGTAAGACAAATAGGTGGCGATGAAAGTAAAGCAATATTAATAACAGGTATGAATTCATCTAAAAAAAACGATTTGCAAAAAGACTTAGCTTATGTAACAGGAACAACAGAAGATAAGATTGTTGTTTTCGGCGTAGATGATTGGACAAATATTGGAGATAAAATTTGTGAGGAGGTATTTAGATGA
- a CDS encoding Cas10/Cmr2 second palm domain-containing protein codes for MTLSAVLIDTVSIQEYIFSSNKLKENIGASYIVEKIYEEVLKEALNMTFNKKINMKEWKNNPNVTKINEPNEEFEIGYIGGGNALVLFKDKNKTIEFIKNYTKLLLIKVPGLKTAFGIIHDFGLDNFKNSMGNLHENLRENKNKYFLNVTLPKYGFTLDCPRTNESAENFEDPDRAESFNEQDAKIKYISSVAWTKLKFSDKAKNEMICKINKTKDILNDKYTLTNDIEKIGQQESKDYIAVVHIDGNKMGERFSKCESLIEYRNLSIGVRDVTENTFKKMIKVLIEEIEKNKAFDLKDGEFKLSKENGKTILPIRPIVLGGDDITFISDGRLGVWLAETFIKEFTKQSINNEHLSACGGISIVKTKYPFYRAYMVAEDLTDRAKQISRKENGSYIDFFISSSGWSGSLEDIFNKHLSTVNGKLHFGPYRVDSTNDEKAIDNLKNIIKEFKNIPKNKVMKLREILFEDKDKAKIFVDELKVKGIILPQINGMQYHHNLWQDEVTPYFDAIELKDFYPEGLL; via the coding sequence ATGACATTAAGTGCAGTTTTGATTGATACAGTATCAATACAGGAATATATTTTCTCAAGTAATAAGCTAAAAGAAAATATTGGAGCATCTTACATAGTAGAAAAAATATATGAAGAAGTTTTAAAAGAAGCTTTAAATATGACGTTCAATAAAAAGATTAATATGAAAGAGTGGAAAAACAACCCAAATGTTACTAAAATAAATGAACCGAATGAAGAATTTGAAATTGGATATATAGGCGGAGGAAATGCTTTAGTTTTATTTAAAGATAAAAATAAAACTATAGAATTTATAAAAAATTATACGAAGCTTCTTTTAATTAAAGTGCCAGGTTTAAAAACAGCTTTTGGAATAATACACGATTTTGGTTTAGATAATTTTAAAAATTCGATGGGAAATTTACACGAGAATTTAAGAGAAAATAAAAACAAATATTTTCTCAACGTTACATTACCTAAATATGGTTTTACACTTGATTGTCCAAGAACTAATGAAAGTGCAGAAAATTTTGAGGATCCAGATAGAGCTGAAAGTTTTAATGAACAAGATGCAAAAATAAAATACATTTCATCAGTAGCTTGGACCAAATTAAAATTTTCAGACAAAGCTAAAAATGAAATGATATGTAAAATAAATAAAACAAAAGATATACTCAATGATAAATATACTTTAACAAATGACATCGAAAAAATAGGTCAGCAAGAAAGCAAAGATTATATTGCTGTTGTGCATATTGATGGGAATAAAATGGGTGAGAGATTTTCAAAATGCGAAAGTCTTATAGAATATAGAAACTTGTCAATTGGCGTAAGAGATGTTACAGAAAATACATTTAAGAAAATGATTAAGGTTTTAATAGAAGAAATTGAGAAAAATAAGGCTTTTGATCTAAAAGATGGAGAATTTAAATTAAGTAAGGAAAATGGAAAGACTATATTGCCAATAAGACCCATTGTCTTAGGCGGGGATGACATAACTTTTATTTCTGATGGTAGATTGGGTGTTTGGTTAGCTGAAACATTTATTAAAGAGTTCACTAAGCAAAGTATAAACAATGAACATCTATCTGCATGCGGAGGAATAAGCATTGTAAAAACTAAATATCCTTTCTATAGAGCTTATATGGTAGCAGAAGATTTAACTGACAGAGCTAAACAGATATCAAGAAAAGAAAATGGTTCATATATTGACTTTTTTATCTCCTCATCTGGTTGGAGTGGTAGCTTGGAAGATATTTTTAATAAACACCTATCTACTGTAAATGGCAAGCTTCATTTTGGACCTTATAGAGTAGATTCGACGAATGATGAAAAGGCAATAGATAATTTGAAGAATATTATTAAAGAATTTAAAAATATTCCTAAAAATAAAGTGATGAAATTAAGAGAAATACTATTTGAAGATAAAGATAAGGCAAAAATTTTTGTGGACGAATTAAAAGTTAAAGGAATAATTCTACCACAAATAAATGGAATGCAGTATCATCACAATTTATGGCAAGATGAAGTAACACCATATTTTGATGCTATTGAACTAAAAGATTTTTATCCGGAGGGATTATTATGA